One Vespa velutina chromosome 12, iVesVel2.1, whole genome shotgun sequence DNA window includes the following coding sequences:
- the LOC124953502 gene encoding leucine-rich PPR motif-containing protein, mitochondrial-like isoform X4, which produces MKKIDNKYQHEGLIDKHLIEDIINCIQIEGKLESSQALLTLRCCNILIQCTQEQRIKFANTLWKLCNIYNVPMDITLYNALLQVYIENNYTFSPLNILSDMKKRFIQPNKVTYMKFLEYFCKHGNITKAIIVCQCLKNEKLPLDINIFNLLIIGYSQIGDLNSAINVLDVIRKINLLPSNETYTALMCAFAKFNDIVRIREILSKCQKKNVNFTNENILDVIYTLIVNRNVDHIDEMLWILKKPYHTEGIHFFGKIIDIKQEDIAIKILFYMYPYIKNNFCRNEYETFFINKFICSNVIPEKIIDICSHFYMKFGNTKIFTEAIYISFKHDNDLLTLRLLKEWKNNGHKLRPHYFWPFLVKAQNNHDIKGLLKYIKDMISVYNVEPCINTIANFIIPNLLGVDSSSSSLLKEYGISEETVRNATVYYLLQNNKTRSSYMYVLKYPTYYNDFILGNLLRQALFNTYDIDSYLEIVRHLYVETNTGQKEKVSMTDKIYDIMDFLHKNPTCISKILQYLSKNKLQFSNDFYHVLLDYQNKNLTKEEMELLKSINKDSSMTSITQMENEQSQTKNSMSKKLHSFTSCDPIMLFKLFLRSNSWSTSIPHEIYIFVTDQLLKRYTNEESKIILKKLINQYRICATCKLSLTYAQNLISLGYLDDAAEIIEYTGKVIKIRSKIVDDYTKSLLGEAALMGNDRIVKRFYDILLNIQYVKLSQNFLDPLVIIHIKQGNIIKALEIAETLSEKYKHIPALKELIESVVLTKDMKLLQHLINVATKTYNEQYILMELILCFLKNDYEEEAKRIIKIFCTSNYKFTIIQESLQNSFEERNIKILEKLLDLSVDYPDIDRFVIYENLVTIYATKRDYKSGLNLWRRMQKEKVSPTDNSITYFNKLFRENNINLLSIFNSN; this is translated from the exons atgaaaaagatagataacaAATACCAACATGAAGGTTTAATAGATAAACACTTGATAGAAGATATCATAAATTGTATTCAAATAGAAG GAAAACTTGAATCTTCACAGGCTCTTTTAACTCTTCGTTGTTGTAATATCTTGATACAATGTACACAAGAGCAAAGGATAAAGTTTGCAAATACCTTGTGGAAGTTATGCAATATTTATA ATGTCCCAATGGATATAACTCTTTATAATGCGCTATTACAagtttatattgaaaataattatacattttccccattgaatattttatctgATATGAAGAAACGATTTATTCAACCAAATAAAGTTACATACATGAAATTTTTAGAGTACTTTTGTAAACATGGAAATATAACAAAAGCGATAATTGTATGTCAATGTCTGAAGAATGAAAAGTTAcctttagatataaatatctttaatttattaataataggaTACTCTCAAATTGG cGATCTAAATAGTGCAATAAATGTTCTTGATGTCATACGAAAGATTAATCTACTGCCTTCAAATGAGACTTATACTGCACTTATGTGTGCTTTTGCAAAATTCAATGACATCGTAAGGATACGAGAAATACTATCTAaatgtcaaaagaaaaatgtaaattttacaaatgaaaatatattagatgtGATATATACATTGATAGTTAATAGAAATGTAGATCATATAGATGAG ATGCTCTGGATACTGAAAAAACCATACCATACCGAAGGAATACATTTTTTCGGAAAGATCATTGATATAAAACAAGAAGATATAgctataaaaatacttttttatatgtacccttatataaaaaataatttttgcagGAATGAATATGAAACTttcttcataaataaatttatatgcaGTAACGTG atccctgaaaaaattatagatatatgttcACATTTTTACATGAAATTTGGTAATACCAAAATATTTACAGAagcaatttatatttcttttaaacatGATAATGACCTTCTAACTTTAAGATTAttgaaagaatggaaaaacaaTGGTCATAAACTTAGGCCGCATTATTTTTGGCCATTTTTAGTTAAAGCTCAAAATAATCATGATATTAAAG gtCTTCTGAAATACATTAAGGATATGATCAGTGTATATAACGTTGAACCTTGTATAAATACAAttgcaaattttattatacctaATTTATTAGGCGTTGATTCCTCTTCTAGTTCTTTATTAAAGGAATACGGCATATCAGAGGAAACAGTAAGAAATGCTAcagtttattatttgttacagAATAACAAAACAAGATCTTCTTACATGTATG ttttaaaatatccaacttattataatgatttcatATTGGGAAATTTACTCAGGCAAGCATTATTTAACACATATGATATTGATTCCTATTTGGAAATTGTAAGGCATTTGTATGTAGAAACAAACActggacagaaagagaaagtttctatgactgataaaatatatgatattatggATTTCTTACATAAAAATCCTACATGCATTTCAAAG ATATTgcaatatttatcgaaaaacaAATTACAATTTTCCAATGATTTTTACCATGTTTTACttgattatcaaaataaaaatttaacgaaggaGGAAATGGAactattaaaaagtataaataaggATTCTTcg ATGACAAGTATAACACAAATGGAAAATGAACAATCACAAACGAAAAATTCGATGTCAAAAAAATTGCATTCTTTTACTTCTTGTGACCCTATAATGCTATTCAAACTCTTCTtg CGATCAAACAGCTGGAGTACTTCTATTCCAcacgaaatatatatctttgtaacAGACCAGTTGTTAAAACGATATACGAACgaggaaagtaaaataattctaaaaaaattaataaatcaatatcgTATTTGTGCTACCTGCAAATTATCTTTAACTTATGCACagaatttaatatcattaggCTATTTAGatg ATGCAGCAGAAATAATTGAGTATActggaaaagtaataaaaatcagAAGCAAGATAGTAGACGATTACACTAAATCGTTATTGGGTGAAGCTGCTTTAATGGGCAATGATAGAAtagtaaaaagattttatgaCATACTCctaaatatacaatatgtgAAATTATCACAGAATTTTTTAGATCCACTTGtcataattcatattaaaca gggtaatataattaaagctTTGGAAATTGCTGAAACATTgagtgaaaaatataaacatatacccgcattaaaagaattaattgaatCAGTAGTCTTAACAAAAGATATGAAACTATTGCAACATCTTATAAATGTTGCTACAAAAACTTATAATGagcaatatattttaatggagTTAATACTATGCTTTCTGAAGAATGATTACGAAGAGGAAgctaaaagaataataaaa ATTTTTTGTACAtccaattataaatttacaattatacaGGAAAGCTTACAGAATTCTTTTGAAGAAAggaatatcaaaatattggAGAAATTACTTGACTTGTCAGTTGACTATCCTGATATAGACAGATTTGTTATATACGAGAATCTTGTCACAATTTATG ctACAAAAAGAGATTACAAAAGTGGATTAAATTTATGGAGAAGAatgcagaaagagaaagtatcaCCGACTGATAATtcaattacatattttaataagctatttagagaaaataacataaatttacTGTCTATTTTCAATTCAAATTGA
- the LOC124953502 gene encoding leucine-rich PPR motif-containing protein, mitochondrial-like isoform X5 — protein sequence MDITLYNALLQVYIENNYTFSPLNILSDMKKRFIQPNKVTYMKFLEYFCKHGNITKAIIVCQCLKNEKLPLDINIFNLLIIGYSQIGDLNSAINVLDVIRKINLLPSNETYTALMCAFAKFNDIVRIREILSKCQKKNVNFTNENILDVIYTLIVNRNVDHIDEMLWILKKPYHTEGIHFFGKIIDIKQEDIAIKILFYMYPYIKNNFCRNEYETFFINKFICSNVIPEKIIDICSHFYMKFGNTKIFTEAIYISFKHDNDLLTLRLLKEWKNNGHKLRPHYFWPFLVKAQNNHDIKGLLKYIKDMISVYNVEPCINTIANFIIPNLLGVDSSSSSLLKEYGISEETVRNATVYYLLQNNKTRSSYMYVLKYPTYYNDFILGNLLRQALFNTYDIDSYLEIVRHLYVETNTGQKEKVSMTDKIYDIMDFLHKNPTCISKILQYLSKNKLQFSNDFYHVLLDYQNKNLTKEEMELLKSINKDSSMTSITQMENEQSQTKNSMSKKLHSFTSCDPIMLFKLFLRSNSWSTSIPHEIYIFVTDQLLKRYTNEESKIILKKLINQYRICATCKLSLTYAQNLISLGYLDDAAEIIEYTGKVIKIRSKIVDDYTKSLLGEAALMGNDRIVKRFYDILLNIQYVKLSQNFLDPLVIIHIKQGNIIKALEIAETLSEKYKHIPALKELIESVVLTKDMKLLQHLINVATKTYNEQYILMELILCFLKNDYEEEAKRIIKIFCTSNYKFTIIQESLQNSFEERNIKILEKLLDLSVDYPDIDRFVIYENLVTIYATKRDYKSGLNLWRRMQKEKVSPTDNSITYFNKLFRENNINLLSIFNSN from the exons ATGGATATAACTCTTTATAATGCGCTATTACAagtttatattgaaaataattatacattttccccattgaatattttatctgATATGAAGAAACGATTTATTCAACCAAATAAAGTTACATACATGAAATTTTTAGAGTACTTTTGTAAACATGGAAATATAACAAAAGCGATAATTGTATGTCAATGTCTGAAGAATGAAAAGTTAcctttagatataaatatctttaatttattaataataggaTACTCTCAAATTGG cGATCTAAATAGTGCAATAAATGTTCTTGATGTCATACGAAAGATTAATCTACTGCCTTCAAATGAGACTTATACTGCACTTATGTGTGCTTTTGCAAAATTCAATGACATCGTAAGGATACGAGAAATACTATCTAaatgtcaaaagaaaaatgtaaattttacaaatgaaaatatattagatgtGATATATACATTGATAGTTAATAGAAATGTAGATCATATAGATGAG ATGCTCTGGATACTGAAAAAACCATACCATACCGAAGGAATACATTTTTTCGGAAAGATCATTGATATAAAACAAGAAGATATAgctataaaaatacttttttatatgtacccttatataaaaaataatttttgcagGAATGAATATGAAACTttcttcataaataaatttatatgcaGTAACGTG atccctgaaaaaattatagatatatgttcACATTTTTACATGAAATTTGGTAATACCAAAATATTTACAGAagcaatttatatttcttttaaacatGATAATGACCTTCTAACTTTAAGATTAttgaaagaatggaaaaacaaTGGTCATAAACTTAGGCCGCATTATTTTTGGCCATTTTTAGTTAAAGCTCAAAATAATCATGATATTAAAG gtCTTCTGAAATACATTAAGGATATGATCAGTGTATATAACGTTGAACCTTGTATAAATACAAttgcaaattttattatacctaATTTATTAGGCGTTGATTCCTCTTCTAGTTCTTTATTAAAGGAATACGGCATATCAGAGGAAACAGTAAGAAATGCTAcagtttattatttgttacagAATAACAAAACAAGATCTTCTTACATGTATG ttttaaaatatccaacttattataatgatttcatATTGGGAAATTTACTCAGGCAAGCATTATTTAACACATATGATATTGATTCCTATTTGGAAATTGTAAGGCATTTGTATGTAGAAACAAACActggacagaaagagaaagtttctatgactgataaaatatatgatattatggATTTCTTACATAAAAATCCTACATGCATTTCAAAG ATATTgcaatatttatcgaaaaacaAATTACAATTTTCCAATGATTTTTACCATGTTTTACttgattatcaaaataaaaatttaacgaaggaGGAAATGGAactattaaaaagtataaataaggATTCTTcg ATGACAAGTATAACACAAATGGAAAATGAACAATCACAAACGAAAAATTCGATGTCAAAAAAATTGCATTCTTTTACTTCTTGTGACCCTATAATGCTATTCAAACTCTTCTtg CGATCAAACAGCTGGAGTACTTCTATTCCAcacgaaatatatatctttgtaacAGACCAGTTGTTAAAACGATATACGAACgaggaaagtaaaataattctaaaaaaattaataaatcaatatcgTATTTGTGCTACCTGCAAATTATCTTTAACTTATGCACagaatttaatatcattaggCTATTTAGatg ATGCAGCAGAAATAATTGAGTATActggaaaagtaataaaaatcagAAGCAAGATAGTAGACGATTACACTAAATCGTTATTGGGTGAAGCTGCTTTAATGGGCAATGATAGAAtagtaaaaagattttatgaCATACTCctaaatatacaatatgtgAAATTATCACAGAATTTTTTAGATCCACTTGtcataattcatattaaaca gggtaatataattaaagctTTGGAAATTGCTGAAACATTgagtgaaaaatataaacatatacccgcattaaaagaattaattgaatCAGTAGTCTTAACAAAAGATATGAAACTATTGCAACATCTTATAAATGTTGCTACAAAAACTTATAATGagcaatatattttaatggagTTAATACTATGCTTTCTGAAGAATGATTACGAAGAGGAAgctaaaagaataataaaa ATTTTTTGTACAtccaattataaatttacaattatacaGGAAAGCTTACAGAATTCTTTTGAAGAAAggaatatcaaaatattggAGAAATTACTTGACTTGTCAGTTGACTATCCTGATATAGACAGATTTGTTATATACGAGAATCTTGTCACAATTTATG ctACAAAAAGAGATTACAAAAGTGGATTAAATTTATGGAGAAGAatgcagaaagagaaagtatcaCCGACTGATAATtcaattacatattttaataagctatttagagaaaataacataaatttacTGTCTATTTTCAATTCAAATTGA